tgtgtgtatgcatgcatgtgtgcatccgtttgtgcatgtgtgtctgtgtgcatgcatACATGTGTCTGGGTaagtgtgcacatgtgtgtgtatgcatgtgttcACGTATGCGTGCGTGTATGTGCGAGTGcatgtatatgtgcatgtgtgttcGTGTGTGcctatgtatgtgtatatgtgcTCATGTACGCACATGTGTGCATGTGTACGTGTGCAtgcctgtgtatgtgtgtgcacatgtgtgtgtgtgtgtatctagaaGTCTCTCATCCTACAATGAACAGATGCTCAGCATATCTGCTGAGTTCATTTCGCCTGCACCCTCTCACTGAGCACAATCGCGGGTCATTGTCTGAACTTTGAGTAGCCACAAAGTTCAAGTCTCCCACCATCCCAGTGAAAGCCACCTGTGGAATCTGATACAGGCCTAAAAAGACTGGGGTCCCAGGTTTTAAGATGTCTCTTCATCTCCTCTGTCTCCCAGGGCTGTAagagctgtggttctcaaccagggccaTGTGTAGCTTGGGGATACACAGAGGTGTTCCAGGGGCCCCCACTGGAGTTTTTcgaggcccctggagcggggtccttcactcgctccgggggccctggaaaactcttacggggcctgggccctggagcttcttccactccaggtcttcggcagcaaagGGTCCCTctgtcccggggcggaaggaccccctgcagcCGAACTACTGCTGAAGACCCAGtgcttcggtggcgggtcccacttcggtggtaattcagcggtGGAGGGCCCCCgctgcaggtcttcggggcacttcggcagtgggtcctggagtggaaggacccccctccgccgctgaattaccaccgaagcgggggccccctgccgccgaagaccccaggccccatctatcctctgggcggccctgcgcacagtagtctggaaaggttgagaaacactgtgtaaGAGCAGGGCACGAAGCCCAGTGGAGCTCAGGGAAACATGAGCTGGGACTACAGCAGGCTTTGGTTCAGTCTCTACCCCAACCCATGTTACATCTATTTTAATCCAAGGAAACTGATCAGTTAGCATGGTCCAAATATGAAGTTCTTGCAAGCTTTCCTCAGGGCTCCCTTgacctctttgtttctcaggctgtagatgaggggatTGACCAGGGGAGTCAGGACTGTGTAGGCGACAGACAGAACTTTCTTGAAGTCGCTCAGGATGTCGGTGGTTGGGAACATATAGACAGTCAGCAGAGTTGCATAATAAATGCTCACCACGATGAGGTGGGACGAGCAGGTGGAAAAGGACTTTTGCCTCCTGGCGGTGGATGGGATTCTCAGGATGGTGGTGATGATGCAGATGTAGGACATCAAGGTAAGAAGGAATGGACCCAGTAAGAAAAGCAAGCTGAGTGTGAAAGTCACCATTTCCATCAAGTGAGGGTCGTTGCAGGAGAGTTTTACAAGGGGGATGATATCACAGAAAAAATGGTCAATACAATTGGGGCCACAAAATTTTAACTGAGATATCGACAACACATTTATGCTATTAGCTAGGAATCCACCTATCCAAGAGCCACCTGCGAGCTTCAGGTAAGACCTGTGACTCATAAGGGTTGCGTAGTGCATAGGATTGCATATGGCTAAATATCGATCATAAGACATCACTGATAAGAGGAAGCATTCTGTAGCAATCAGAGAACCAACGAAATAAAATTGTGTGAGACACCCATTGAATGAAATAGTCCTGTCCCCAGTCAGGGGACCAGCCAGCATCCTGGGCAGGATGGCGGAGctgtagcaggtctccaagcaggacaagttcaccaggaagaagtacatgggggtgtgaaggtggTGGTCAGTCACAACTAGCGCAATGATAAGAATGTTCCCTGCCATGGTTGCGATGTAGATCACTAggaacagcaggaagagaaggatCTGCAGTTCTGGGAGACCCCCGaatcccaggaggatgaattcTGTGATGGACGTTTGGTTTCCCTACGAGAAAGAAATGAACTCTGCCACATAAGTGAAGAAAATTCACTCAATAAAACATAACCTTGTTTTTCATTGTCCCCCTCTGCTAGCTACTGGAAGGATGGGTGAGTGGAGAATGGAGGCCGGGGGCGGAAGGGAAATGCCATCTTGTGATCCCTGGGGCAGATTTCAGATCTGAGCAGACTGCAAGGTCAACAAAACATTAATCTCTCTGGAAACTCGTGTAGTAACTTGAGAGATGGCACCAAGCACTCAAATATTAAAGTGATGGGGTTTAggtaccaggggcggctctaggccccagcacaccaagcgcgtgcttggggcggcaagcaggtgggggcgctctgctggtggctgcgagggcggcaggcaggctacctttggtggcttgcctgtggagggtccgttggtctcacggctttggcggaccctccgcaggcaagctgccgaacgcagcttgcctgccgtgcttggggcgatgaaaagcctagagccgcccctgttaggTACAAGAGTACAAAAACGTGTTGCTTCAAATAGTCACATGTTTCGCTACCCGGTGTATCAGAACAGGGCAATGTCCTATATAGATTGGAGATCCATGGGCCAGGATTCGATATTGTAGAGGAAGCCACAACAGGGAAACAAACTAAACAACAAAGGCTGGGATTTGCAATGTGTTAGCAGCCAACTCCAAGTGAATTGCAGAGGAAATGGGTTGTCTAACTCTGTCAGAGCCATTTGAAAGTTTTTGTCATCAGACAAATGCTTCCCCTTCCCTAGGACAGTCCTTCATTGTCCTGCAGTCAGACACTCTACATGCAGTAAGGAGATCTCCattaaaaacccaaaccaaaaaaactccTGCTAAAACCACCTCTTTAGCTAGAAATTGATCCTCTCTTGCAAGAAAAGATTCTGGATAAAATTCTTAGTGTGGAAGAAATGTGCAATTTTCATATTATGAGAGTGATGTAGGACCCAAATTTCCATTTCACTGGCAATTGCATGATTTCAAATGTTGGATTTCATTCCAATTTTacttgtaaaaatgtttttaccTGTGTTTAATGTTTTTCTATGATATTTTTATAGTATATTACATTGTGTTTTAtagatatttacatttatttctatTCATCTTTATATGATTTCATAAACCTCTATACGATAActtttttcctaaacaaaattgTGTAGAAATTGATCTGTTCCCTGGAACATTTTAATTCCTGTCAACgaaacattttttcttcaaaaataccAGTCAGAAATATTGATCAGCTCAACGTTTCTTCTTTATCTTTATATTAATCCTCTCTCTCTAGTCTGCCGTTactgtctctc
The window above is part of the Chelonoidis abingdonii isolate Lonesome George chromosome 14, CheloAbing_2.0, whole genome shotgun sequence genome. Proteins encoded here:
- the LOC116839017 gene encoding olfactory receptor 6F1-like: MITGNQTSITEFILLGFGGLPELQILLFLLFLVIYIATMAGNILIIALVVTDHHLHTPMYFFLVNLSCLETCYSSAILPRMLAGPLTGDRTISFNGCLTQFYFVGSLIATECFLLSVMSYDRYLAICNPMHYATLMSHRSYLKLAGGSWIGGFLANSINVLSISQLKFCGPNCIDHFFCDIIPLVKLSCNDPHLMEMVTFTLSLLFLLGPFLLTLMSYICIITTILRIPSTARRQKSFSTCSSHLIVVSIYYATLLTVYMFPTTDILSDFKKVLSVAYTVLTPLVNPLIYSLRNKEVKGALRKACKNFIFGPC